The following nucleotide sequence is from Microbulbifer sp. A4B17.
GGCACGCAAACGACAAACGTAAACAACACTAATTGCGCAATGCCATTAAGCAGACTGATCTCCCTAAATTCACTACTCAATAGGAGTAGGCCCCAGCCAAGTAGAAATGGCAACATCGGCTTAACGTAACCCATAGTCTCTTTCATTCAAATCGCTCCCTAACGCCCTGAATCTAGGGGGGTAGATTGATTGGAACCCAGTACTGTCAATTGGCCAGTCCACACGGGATTCCATCTATCAATGTGCTCCCATTGCTTTGCACCTGCGTTCATAGAGGTATTCGGGCAATGGTCAGAGAAGTCTGTCACTTGAGTTGATCAGCCGTAAGTGTAATGATCGACATATTTTTGGTGATATCCGCCACTTTTGGCAGCCCAATGCTCGAGAGATAGAGTGATTTGAGATGATTGTCGCAACCGTCCTGGCGTTTGATTTAGCCTTAACCAGTTCGATTTCGGGTATCAACGATCTGTTGTACTTCGCCAGCAAGTTAAACGCACAGTCTGCAGGCGATACTGACTTTCGCATTCAAATAGCGAGCCCAGGCGGCAAGCCGGTGAGAACATTAAACAATCTGGTGTTCCCCGTTCACTGTGCCATTGAGGAAGTGGAACATAGCGATGTTTATTTGGTACCGACGATTACCGGCAATGTGGAACAAGTGTTGGATAAAAACCCTTTAGTCGTTGAGACTTTAAGGCATGCTGGTGCAACGAACAGTCTCATTGGTGGCAACAGCTCTGGAGTGTTCTTCCTTGCGGAGGCAGGACTGCTGGATCACAAGAGCGCGACAACACATTGGACGATGGTGGATTTGTTTCGTCATCTGTACCCACTGGTAGATCTCAAGCCAGACCAGCCAATTACGCAAGACGGCAATATTCTGTGCGATTGTGGCGGTCAAGCCTGGTTTGATCTTGGGCTATATTTGGTTGAACTCTTCTTTGG
It contains:
- a CDS encoding GlxA family transcriptional regulator — encoded protein: MIVATVLAFDLALTSSISGINDLLYFASKLNAQSAGDTDFRIQIASPGGKPVRTLNNLVFPVHCAIEEVEHSDVYLVPTITGNVEQVLDKNPLVVETLRHAGATNSLIGGNSSGVFFLAEAGLLDHKSATTHWTMVDLFRHLYPLVDLKPDQPITQDGNILCDCGGQAWFDLGLYLVELFFGHDIAMNLAKFFVIDIGRSTQLTYSPLISKKYHKDKGIMAIQNWLEEHYCSTIMIDQIGEQFGFSNRTMLRRFKQATGATPSQYLQEIRLDAATKLLVQSNKSIQEITHAIGYEDISSFTRLFKRKSGLSPSHYRARFKPI